A genomic region of Elaeis guineensis isolate ETL-2024a chromosome 9, EG11, whole genome shotgun sequence contains the following coding sequences:
- the LOC140851795 gene encoding uncharacterized protein, whose product MTSQSFWQRAEKIVKAIKPLYEVLRAVNSERYPQMGFLYYMMERAKKQISENDPKHAQEFINIIEHRWDYQMGRDLHLAAYYLNLRFQYTILGIDMDSELLAALRKVIYKMVFDPEIASLCLQEVC is encoded by the exons atgacgagtcagtcattttggcagcgggctgagaagatagtgaaggctatcaagcctttatatgaggtgcttcgcgcCGTGAACAGCgagagatacccccagatgggcttcttatattacatgatggagagggcaaagaaacagatcagtgagaatgatcccaagcatgctcaagaattcattaacattattgagcaccgttgggactatcagatgggcagagatttgcatctagctg cttattacttgaatctgagatttcagtatactattctggggatagatatggatagcgagcttcttgctgctcttcgcaaggtcatatataagatggtgttcgatccagaaatcgcgtcgttgtgtctgcaagaggtatgctag